The following proteins come from a genomic window of Bactrocera tryoni isolate S06 chromosome 1, CSIRO_BtryS06_freeze2, whole genome shotgun sequence:
- the LOC120766944 gene encoding uncharacterized protein LOC120766944 has translation MNAKWTAEETEQPIQEMESREGTWNFLSADYRDRNLREAQWHEVAETLNMPRAEVSAKWNSLRCSFRAAFNRRAHTKSGQGAGRTPTMNPLYNSLKFLEPTLNVEASTTSNLINDSSSTLTTPTILFESEMVSGDIPPTPST, from the exons ATGAACGCAAAGTGGACAGCGGAGGAGACTGAGCAACCAATTCAAGAAATGGAGTCAAGGGAAGGAACCTGGAATTTCCTTTCCGCCGATTATCGCGATAGGAATTTGCGTGAGGCTCAGTGGCATGAAGTGGCAGAAACACTAAATATGCCACGAGCCGAAGTATCAGCCAAGTGGAACAGCCTTCGTTGTTCTTTTCGC GCGGCCTTCAACCGAAGGGCTCATACAAAAAGTGGACAAGGTGCTGGAAGAACGCCTACCATGAACCCACTCTACAATTCGCTAAAGTTCCTCGAGCCTACATTAAATGTTGAAGCGAGCaccacttcaaatttaataaat gACAGCTCGTCGACCCTGACCACTCCAACAATATTGTTTGAGTCGGAAATGGTATCTGGCGATATACCACCAACGCCATCTACATAA